A region from the Neomonachus schauinslandi chromosome 2, ASM220157v2, whole genome shotgun sequence genome encodes:
- the AFM gene encoding afamin has translation MKQLKLTGFVIFLFFVPESLTLPTQPQDVDDVSITQKFIEENVGYITIIAFAQYIQEVSFEEVEVLVKAMTEYRDKCLGGMTLPMCSKLANDVLLENICALEGLPQKHNFLHCCGKVDLERKLCFFHNKKADVGFLPPLPTLDPEEKCQTYKNNRESFLNNYIYEVSRRNPFVFAPTLLTVAARFEEMTKTCCEEQDKANCFRTKAEPVIQYLKASSSFQKNVCGALMKFGLQVLESINIAILSQKFPKIEFKELTSLLKDVSSKYDGCCEGDAVQCIRDRSKVMSHICSKQDSISSKIKECCEKKMPERGECIISSNKDDRPKDLALREVKFTERENVCEERDANQTIFMAEFLYEHSRRHPELSIPELLRIAGVYEDLLKECCHAENPPDCYRHAEYKFNETTEKSLKIVQRECEHFQNLGKDDLKYYYLIKLTKIAPQVSTEELTFLGKEMVTALATCCTLSEEFACVDNLMDLVLGELCGINENRDINPDVDHCCKTNFAFRRPCFEGLEADKTYVPPSTPQDLFTFHTDLCQAHNEELQKKKDRFLVNLVKQRPELTDEALKSLLTDFTDVVVKCCKAEGPEACFNEETPKLGVR, from the exons ATGATGTCAGTATCACCCAGAAATTTATAGAGGAGAATGTTGGATATAT CACAATCATCGCATTTGCTCAGTATATTCAGGAGGTCTCCTTTGAAGAAGTAGAAGTGTTGGTAAAAGCCATGACAGAATATAGAGATAAATGCTTGGGTGGCATGACACTCCCAATGTGTTCCAAATTAGCT AATGATGTTTTACTGGAAAATATATGTGCTCTGGAAGGACTGCCACAAAAGCATAATTTTTTACACTGCTGTGGTAAGGTCGACTTGGAAAGAAAACTTTGTTTCTTCCATAATAAGAAAGCTGATGTAGGATTTCTGCCTCCTCTTCCTACCCTGGATCCTGAAGAGAAATGCCAGACttataaaaataacagagaatCTTTTCTAAACAA ttatatatatgaAGTTTCCAGAAGGAACCCCTTTGTTTTTGCCCCTACACTTCTAACTGTTGCTGCTCGTTTTGAGGAGATGACTAAAACATGTTGTGAAGAACAAGACAAAGCTAACTGCTTTCGGACAAAG gcAGAACCTGTCatacaatatttaaaagcatcatcttcttttcaaaaaaatgtctGTGGGGCACTTATGAAGTTTGGACTGCAAGTCTTAGAATCGAT aaatattGCTATACTTAGTCAGAAATTTCCCAAGATTGAATTTAAGGAACTTACCTCCCTCCTAAAAGATGTTTCTTCCAAGTATGATGGATGCTGTGAAGGGGATGCTGTGCAGTGCATCCGTGACAGG AGCAAGGTTATGAGCCATATTTGTTCCAAACAAGATTCCATCTCTAGCAAAATCAAAGAGTGCTGTGAAAAGAAAATGCCAGAGCGTGGCGAGTGCATCATTTCCTCGAATAAAGATGACAGACCAAAGGACTTAGCTCTAAGAGAAGTGAAATTTactgagagagaaaatgtgtgtgaaGAACGAGATGCTAATCAAACGATCTTCATGGCTGA GTTTCTGTATGAACACTCAAGGAGACATCCGGAACTCTCTATACCGGAGCTTTTAAGAATTGCTGGAGTGTATGAAGATCTTCTGAAAGAGTGTTGCCACGCAGAAAACCCTCCAGACTGTTACCGCCATGCA gaaTACAAATTCAATGAAACAACTGAGAAAAGCCTCAAGATAGTACAACGAGAATGTGAACATTTCCAGAATTTGGGGAAAGATGACTTGAAATACTA CTACCTTATCAAACTCACAAAGATAGCCCCCCAGGTCTCCACTGAAGAACTGACGTTTCTTGGCAAGGAAATGGTGACAGCTTTGGCCACCTGTTGCACACTGAGTGAAGAGTTTGCCTGCGTTGATAATTTG ATGGATTTAGTTCTTGGAGAGTTGTGTGGAATAAATGAAAATCGGGACATCAACCCAGATGTGGACCACTGTTGTAAAACCAACTTTGCCTTCAGAAGGCCCTGCTTTGAGGGCTTGGAAGCTGACAAAACGTATGTGCCTCCATCTACACCTCAAGATCTATTTACCTTTCACACAGACTTATGTCAGGCTCATAATGAGGagctccaaaaaaagaaagacag GTTTCTTGTCAATCTGGTGAAGCAAAGGCCTGAACTTACAGATGAGGCGCTGAAGTCATTGCTTACAGACTTCACGGACGTGGTGGTGAAGTGTTGCAAAGCTGAGGGGCCTGAAGCCTGCTTTAATGAAGAg ACCCCCAAACTGGGTGTTAGGTAA